The following coding sequences are from one Culex quinquefasciatus strain JHB chromosome 1, VPISU_Cqui_1.0_pri_paternal, whole genome shotgun sequence window:
- the LOC6031433 gene encoding LOW QUALITY PROTEIN: excitatory amino acid transporter 3 (The sequence of the model RefSeq protein was modified relative to this genomic sequence to represent the inferred CDS: inserted 3 bases in 3 codons) has product MRREKLILFVKTNLLTLLTITGVVVGIVLGIGLREVPNEGEKWASRDVMYINFIGDLFLRMLKALILPLIVTSLIAAVGSLDLSLSGKIGGRAVLYYIVTTVMAVILGIILVVTIQPGKELKNQPVIKAKEKXRNVTTTDTLLDLVRNMFPPNLVQACLQQYQTVLTPPKDNPASTDLDAWSVXGKFTDGMNIIGLVVASIVFGIALSALKEESQLVLXVFQQLSHTVMKVTGWVIWLSPIGVLFLITAKLLEMDDIGEVFNKLGLYFAVVAGGIVFHGFVILPLLFFLFTRRNPVRFVGNMGQAIATAFGTSSSSATLPVTMQCLEEKNHVDPRVSRFVLPIGATINMDGTALYEAVAAIFIAQLRELPLTFGNIVAISITATAASIGAAGIPQAGLVTLVMVLDTVGLPAEDVSLIIAVDWLLDRFRTVVNVLGDSFGAAIVEHFSKKELAALPPPSETNGKIHRNSTGYSAETVVIEERL; this is encoded by the exons ATGCGGcgggaaaagttgattttgtttGTGAAGACCAACCTACTGACACTTCTCACAATCACCGGAGTGGTGGTGGGAATTGTCCTCGGAATCGGACTGCGTGAAGTTCCCAACGAGGGTGAAAAATGGGCCTCCCGGGATGTTATGTACATCAACTTCATCGGAGATCTATTTCTTCGCATGCTGAAGGCACTGATCCTGCCGTTGATCGTCACGTCGTTGATCGCAGCCGTTGGATCGCTCGATTTGTCACTGTCCGGAAAGATTGGAGGTCGTGCAGTTCTGTACTACATTGTGACTACCGTGATGGCAGTCATCCTGGGCATCATCCTGGTTGTAACTATTCAACCTGGAAAGGAGCTGAAGAATCAACCAGTAATCAAAGCAAaggaga tgagaaatgttaCCACAACAGACACCTTGCTCGATTTGGTCCGCAACATGTTCCCGCCAAATCTAGTTCAAGCGTGTCTTCAGCAGTACCAAACCGTGCTGACTCCTCCGAAGGATAACCCAGCGTCAACGGATCTGGACGCGTGGTCCG GGGGAAAGTTTACGGACGGAATGAACATCATCGGGCTGGTGGTGGCGTCGATCGTATTCGGAATCGCACTCAGTGCACTCAAGGAAGAGTCCCAGTTGGTAC AAGTTTTCCAGCAGCTCTCGCACACCGTAATGAAGGTCACCGGATGGGTGATTTG GCTCTCTCCAATTGGAGTTCTCTTCCTCATCACAGCCAAGCTGCTTGAGATGGACGACATCGGGGAGGTATTTAACAAGCTTGGGCTCTACTTTGCTGTCGTTGCCGGAGGCATAGTTTTCCACGGGTTCGTGATCCTGCCACTGCTGTTCTTCCTGTTCACCCGCAGGAATCCGGTACGATTCGTGGGAAATATGGGACAAGCGATTGCGACAGCATTTGGAACATCATCCAGTTCGGCCACGCTACCGGTAACGATGCAATGTTTGGAGGAGAAGAATCACGTGGATCCTCGGGTGTCACGTTTCGTGCTACCGATTGGAGCCACAATCAATATGGATGGAACGGCATTATACGAGGCTGTGGCCGCAATTTTCATCGCACAATTAAGAG AACTTCCCCTCACATTTGGAAACATTGTTGCCATCAGCATAACGGCCACGGCGGCCAGTATTGGTGCCGCAGGAATTCCTCAAGCTGGATTAGTTACTTTGGTAATGGTCCTTGATACCGTTGGCTTACCAGCAGAGGATGTTTCTCTAATCATCGCTGTTGATTGGTTGCT TGACCGGTTCCGCACGGTGGTCAACGTGCTGGGAGACAGTTTCGGTGCTGCCATCGTGGAGCATTTCAGCAAGAAAGAGCTGGCGGCTTTACCACCTCCAAGTGAAACCAATGGAAAGATTCACAGGAATTCCACGGGGTACAGCGCCGAGACGGTCGTGATTGAAGAGAGGCTATAA